In a genomic window of Streptococcus mitis NCTC 12261:
- a CDS encoding F0F1 ATP synthase subunit gamma: MAVSLNDIKTKIASTKNTSQITNAMQMVSAAKLGRSEEAARNFQVYAQKVRKLLTDILHGNGAGSSTNPMLISRPVKKTGYIVITSDRGLVGGYNSSILKAVMELKEEYHPDGKGFEMICIGGMGADFFKARGIQPLYELRGLADQPSFDEVRKIISKTVEMYQNELFDELYVCYNHHVNTLTSQMRVEQMLPIVDLDPNEADDSYSLTFELETSREEILEQLLPQFAESMIYGAIIDAKTAENAAGMTAMQTATDNAKKVINDLTIQYNRARQAAITQEITEIVAGASALE; this comes from the coding sequence ATGGCAGTATCTCTAAATGATATTAAAACAAAAATCGCCTCAACAAAAAATACGAGTCAAATCACTAATGCCATGCAGATGGTATCAGCTGCTAAGCTAGGTCGTTCTGAAGAAGCTGCTCGCAATTTCCAAGTTTATGCTCAGAAAGTTCGTAAACTTTTGACGGATATTCTTCATGGGAATGGAGCTGGTAGTTCAACCAATCCGATGTTGATTAGCCGTCCAGTTAAGAAGACAGGCTATATCGTCATTACATCAGACCGAGGTTTGGTTGGAGGTTATAATTCTTCTATTTTGAAAGCCGTTATGGAGCTGAAAGAAGAATACCATCCAGATGGTAAAGGTTTTGAAATGATCTGTATCGGTGGAATGGGAGCTGATTTCTTTAAAGCTCGTGGTATTCAACCACTTTATGAACTACGTGGCTTGGCAGATCAACCAAGCTTTGATGAAGTTCGTAAGATTATTTCAAAAACTGTTGAAATGTACCAAAATGAACTTTTTGATGAACTCTATGTCTGCTATAACCATCATGTCAATACGCTAACTAGTCAAATGCGTGTGGAACAAATGCTTCCGATTGTTGACTTGGATCCAAATGAAGCAGATGACAGTTACAGCTTGACCTTTGAATTGGAAACTAGCCGAGAAGAAATTTTGGAGCAGTTGTTGCCTCAGTTTGCAGAAAGTATGATTTACGGTGCTATTATCGACGCTAAGACAGCTGAAAATGCTGCGGGTATGACAGCCATGCAAACAGCGACAGATAATGCTAAGAAAGTCATTAATGATTTGACAATCCAGTATAACCGTGCCAGACAGGCGGCGATTACACAAGAAATTACAGAAATCGTAGCAGGAGCTAGTGCCTTAGAATAG